CCTGGAGACGACGCTCTCGCACTGGGCGGACGCCTGCCGCGCGCAGGGCGGCACCGTAGTGATCCCGCACGTACCGAACCCGAACGGCGAGCCGGCGGCGCTGATCGCCACCGGACGGGTCGACGCGGTGGAGATGCTCGTGCACGATCCCTACTTCCACGGCGAGTACTACCGCTACCTCAACGCCGGCTATCGCCTGCCGCTCGTCGGAGGCACCGACAAGATGGACAGCGCCGTGCCGGTCGGAATCTACCGCACCTACGCGCACATTCCGCCCGACCGGCCGCTGACCTACGAGAGCTGGATGGCGGCGGTGCGCGGCGGCAACACGTTCCACTCGGGCGGTCCGCTCCTGCGGTTCACCGTGGACGGGCAGCCCATCGGCTCGACGCTGCGAATGGGTGCCGGGGGCGGCACCGTCGAGGTGGAGGCGGTCGCGACGAGCGTCCTGCCGATCCACGCGCTGCAGGTGGTGCAGGGCGGGCGCGTGGTGGCGCAGGTGGAGGAGGCGGCGGGAGCGCGCGATCTCCGATTGCGCGAGCGGGTGCGCGTGGAGGGCGACGCGTGGCTCTGCGCGCGCTGCGCCGGGCCGGGCTACACGTCGTGGCCTCACTTCGACGGCTGGCGGCGCGGGCTGATGGCGCACACCTCGCCCGTGTACGTGGCGTGCGGCGGGGACTACGACCCGTTCGACCACGGCACGATGCAGTACATGCTCACGCTGATCGACGGCAGCCTGCAGTACCTGCGGCAGCGCGCGCCTCAGTGGAAGCCGGGCGACGTGACCCACCACCACGGCGAGGCCGACCACCAGGCCTACCTGGAGCGGCCATTCCACGAGGCCATCGCGGCGATCCACCGCCGAATGCACGCGCATGGCGTCCCGCACTGACGGCGGCGCAAGAGGGGGAAGGGAGCGCTGCGCATGGGCGGACGCCCACCCGCTGCTCGTGGAGTACCACGACGCGGAGTGGGGAGTGCCGCTACACGACGACCGGAAGCTCTTCGAGTTCCTGGTGCTGGACGCCGCCCAGGCCGGCCTGAGCTGGCTCACCGTCCTCAGGAAGCGCGAGGGGTACCGGCAGGCGTTCCACGGCTTCGACGCCGAGCGCGTGGCCGCCTACGACGAGCCCGACGTGGAGCGGCTGCTGGCGGACAGTGGCATCGTGCGGAACCGCCAGAAGATCCTGTCGGCGGTTCACAATGCGCGGGCACTCCTCGCTGTGCAGCGCGAGCATGGCTCGTTCGACCGCTTTATCTGGTCGTTCACCGGCGGCTCGACGCGCCAGAACCGCCAGGCGTCGCCGGCGGACCTGCCGGCGAGCTCGCCGGAGAGCGAGGCGATGAGCCGCGAGTTGCGCCGCCGTGGGTTCCGCTTCGTTGGCCCCACCATCTGCTATGCCTTCATGCAGGCTGCCGGCATGGTGAACGACCACGTGGTCGGCTGCTTCCGACACGAGGAGGTGGCGCGTCTCGCGGCTCTAACCGACACGTCAAACGACGCGGCGACCTTCTGAGGGCGGGAGGTCGCCGCGCCGCGCGCGA
The nucleotide sequence above comes from Chthonomonadales bacterium. Encoded proteins:
- a CDS encoding DNA-3-methyladenine glycosylase I, producing MASRTDGGARGGRERCAWADAHPLLVEYHDAEWGVPLHDDRKLFEFLVLDAAQAGLSWLTVLRKREGYRQAFHGFDAERVAAYDEPDVERLLADSGIVRNRQKILSAVHNARALLAVQREHGSFDRFIWSFTGGSTRQNRQASPADLPASSPESEAMSRELRRRGFRFVGPTICYAFMQAAGMVNDHVVGCFRHEEVARLAALTDTSNDAATF